GTGCCCGCCGACTGGAGCGCGGTGCCCGAGGGCCTTACCGAGCTGCGCCGCTGTCTGGGCGAGGAATACGGTGGCGTACTGACCCTCAGGATGGCCACCACGCCCCTGCGCTCCCCCATCGCCCATTACTGCGGGCTGTGGGACCGGGCCGAGCTGCGCCTGGCGCGCCGTGACCTGACGCCGCGCATCAACGCTGCGTTCTTCAGCCTGGCGTGGCTGCAGCTGAACGGTGTGAGCTGATGTGCGGACGGGCTGACGACAATTTTGGCCCCCCGGCTTGGCGGACGCTGGGCGAGCTGTTCGGGCCGCTGGGCTGGGAGCCGGAGGTCAAGCGCGACGAGGTGTGCCCAACCGATCCGATCCGCTTCGTGCGGCGCGCTACCGGGGGCTTTGACGCGCCCTACGGGCGCTGGGGCCTGGTGCCTGCGCGCATGTCGCTGGACGAGGCCAGGCGGTACGCCACGTTCAACGCCCGCGTGGAGAGCCTGGAGGATAAGCCGATGTTCCGGGCCGCCTTCCAGAGCCAGCGCTGCGTGATTCCGCTGGCGGGCTTCTGGGAGTGGCCGGTGCGCGCAGGGGTCAAGACCCGGGTCAGGATTTCCCGCAAGGACGACAAGCCGCTGCTGGTGGCCGGGCTGTGGAACCGTACCGTGACGCCGGACGGGCTGCTGGAGAGCTGCACCATCGTGACCCGGCCCCCGACACCAGATCTGGGGGAGGTGCATGACCGCATGCCGGCCCTGCTGCTGACCAAGGACATCGACGCGTGGCTGGACGCGCCCCCGTACCAGGCACGCACGGCGGCCCTGAGCAGCTGGCAGCCGCGCATCCTGACCATCACGCCCGTGTGAGGCCTTTTGAGCCCTATAGAGCGTGGAAGGGGAATGGAGTGGGCTGGGCGGGTTCTCTATCTTTGCTGGTCCAGGTAGGCCACCTGGGCGGGCGACAGCAACTGCAGGCTGTTCAGGGAAATCAAGTCGGTCAGGCGAACGACGGAACTCACGGCCTGGGCAATGGCCTCAGGGCGCAGGCAGCTCATGGGCTGGGTGCGGTGCCGGGCGGCCACACAGGGGACTGGCGTGGTCATGTCCGGCCCCATGGTCGTGAAACGGACGCTGTCCCTCCAGGCGTGGCGGCGCATCTGGTCACCGAAGTCCCCGGCGCCCGATGTGGCGGACAGCTCCAGCTCGAGGGCCTCTCGGGTCACCGAGGAAATGGTCACGATGCGCCCGATGCCCCAAGTGGCCATGAAGGGCAGCGCCGCTTGGGTGGTCCGCACCATCCCCAGCACGTCGCCGCCGAGCATGCCGCGCCAGTCGGTCGTGTCGGTGGCCGGACCGAGCAGGGTCAATCCCGCGTTGTTCACCAGGATGTCGATCCGGCCGAACGCGTGGGCGGCACGGTTCACGGCGAACCGGGCCTGGGCCTCGTCCGTCACGTCCGCGGCCACCACCTCGGCGCGTCCCCCGGCCAACCGCACCTGCTGCGCGAGGGCGTGCACATGCGCTTCCTGCCGCGCGACGAGCACCACGGCCACGCCCTGCGCCGCGAGCGCGAGCGCCGTCGCGGCGCCGATGGCATTGCCCGCCCCCGTCACGACCGCGACCTTCCCCGACACGTCTTGGGGGCCGATCCCTGTGGTCAGGGGCGCCCGGCGGCCCCCCGGCGTGGGCGTACCGGGCGCGGAATGGGTGGCAGGCAGCAGGAGCTCGGCTCCGTCGTCTCGGTAACTCGACATGTGGGAAGTGTCGCCGCTCCAGCCACAGTCCACCAGCCGCCGCCGCCGCCTCGTGCCCTGAAGATGAGAAGCGGCTGCGCGTCTCCGATGAACGTCCACCTCCAGCCTGTGGCGGCCAACCGGGACGCGCCGGACCCGGGCGTGACCCCTCAGGAAGTCACCACCCATCCCGCCTTCAGCCCCGCCTGGAATTCTTTGTCTGACAAGGACTGCAGCACCAGCTGCACGGCCAGTCCGGACACGGCGCAGCGCGGCGTCGGTGTGGTCGGTGTGTCCAGCGAGAGCATCACCGCCCCGCTGGCCCGGAGCGTCTCGCGCAGCAGGGCGCTGACCCGTTCGCAGCACGGGACCAGACCCTCTCCCATCCCCCAAAGGGCCTGCGCCACCTGCTGCCCGTAGCCCAGCACGCCCGGACGATGGGCCCTGCACCACTCCAGCAGCCGGTCCGGGGTCATGGGCACCTCCTCGCCCAGCAGCACCAGCGCCAGACGCAGGTCCAGGTCGGCGACGGTGTCATGTTCGAGATCACGTTCCATCAACGTCGCCTCAGGTATCGCGTAGGTCCCCTCTGGACCATGGCTGACGGCGGCACCGAAGGCCCGGCCGGCCAGGGCAAGCGACTCGCGGGTGAGCAGAGCCGCCGCCTCCAGGACGCCCGCATGCCGCAGCAGGGCCTCGTAAGGAGGATTGGGCTCAGCTACCGCGTCCCCGCCCCCCCGCACCAGCGCCTGCCACTCCACGTCGTCGAGCACGTGGCGCGTGATCCGGGCCACCGTCTGGTGGGCGAGGAACAGGGCGTGGTGATCGAGCACGTGCAGCTGGACCTGGTCCGCGCGCTGCACCGCAGCGTCGAGTTCGGCGGCCGCGCGCTGCAGGCGGGCCGGCAGATCAAAGGTGGGTCCCAGGGCCTGCTGAGCGAAGGCGAGCACCTCCCGGACGCTGTCTGGAGCCGCGCGGGAACCATTGTCCAGCAGGTCGAACAGCGCGGAGGCCGGCGATCCGCCGCCACGGATGGTGGTGGCCGTGGCCATCTGGAGGGTCGATAGGGAATGGAGGTTCAGGGAATTCATTGAAGATCCAAGGTCCCATATCCGCCCCGAACATCACCACCAACTCAGAACGCGTTCTCGTGAGAGCGCACGAGCTGTGATCAGCAGTTCTACCTCCGGCTATGCATCTCCGATAGACGTCCACCTCCAGCCTGTGGCTGCCAACCGGTACGCGCCGGGTAGGCTCACCGCACACCCGGAGTGGACATGGCCTTTCGTCCAGGTAACGTGACGCCTGCTGAACGAAAACGCGGACAGCAGCGTCCTTGGCTTCCACAAAGGGTGTGCGCCCCCTGGGACGGGCCTCATTGACAAGTGCGCGGCACGTACGCTTCGGGAATGGTGGCCTGATCGCTTCAGAGTCCGCATGCCAGGTTCCAGACCTGGTCCATCTGGACAATGGGGAGACACGAGGCGGAAGTGGCCTCGGGACAGGGTGCCTTGCAGGGCGCGTGGACAGGACGGCAGACGAGGCACGGAACAGCTTTGAAAGAACGCATGCGCGTAATCTGGCGAGATACGCAAAGGCCCCGAGGTCGTCTGAAATGCACTGCAGCCGATACAGAAAAATGATGCGCCCAGCGCAAATCCAGAGCGATACCGCGGGCAGCCAGGGAACATGACGAGCATGATTTTATGGAAGGCGCCACAGGACCAGTGGTGCAGCATAGGTGGTGCGTCACGACGACAATCAGACACCTGCTTCAGGCGTGGCCAACGTATCGCGTTCCAGACCGAAGGAGGGCACCATGCCCCGCAAGAAGGCAAAAGCGACAAAGAAGGAAAATGGGCGGGGCAGCATTGACCGGTTGCCCAGCGGGAGGTACCGCTGGCGCACTATGCTGCGCCGACCCGACGGCACCCCGTATACCAGGACGGGCACTGCGTCCACCCGCGCGGAGGCCCAGCAGGCAATCGATCTGGTGAATGCCGATTATCAAAAGGGCAATCTTCCAGAACCCAGCCGAGTGACGATGGCGGAGTACTTGAACACCTGGCTGGAGACCAAGCGGCCCGGACTGGCGCGGAAGACCGTGCACAACTACAGCCGACTGATCGAGTTGCACATCAACCCCCAGATCGGTCAGATCCCGTTGCAGAAGCTCTCGGCGCTCCACCTGCAGGGGCTGTACAACGCGTTGACCACGAAGGGCCTCGGGGACACCCAGCGTCAGGTGCACAACATCCTGCACGCGGCGCTGGAGCACGCCCTGCGGCTGGACCTGATCATCAGGAACCCGGCGTCCAGGATCCGGCCGACCCTGCCGCGCCGTCAGCCTGGTGACGGTGTCGTTGACAAGGCCCTGACGGCTGAAGAGGTGGACCGGCTGCTGCCGGTCCTGCGGCAAGACCGCTGGGGCGTTATTTTTGAATTCTTCCTGCACACGGGGCTGCGGCGCGCGGAAATCTGCGGGTTGAAGTGGGAGCACGTCGACCTGGACAAGGGCACGGTCCGAATCAAGGAGGGCGTGGTTGTCGTGAACGGAAAGGCGGATGTGGACGCGACCAAAAGTCCGCTGAGCGTGCGCCCGCTGAAGTTGACCGCGGAGGCAATGGACTGCCTTCACCGTCAGCGGGCGATCCAGGTCAAGGAACGTGACACCCTGCTCCCTGGACCCATGCAGGGCCATGCGAAGGCCAAGTCACGTGCCCGGCCCTGGCAGAACAGCGGTTACGTGTTCACGGCACGTTGCGGAACCCGGCTCTATCCCGACGTTCTGCTGCGCCACCTCAAGCGCCTTGGCACTGAGGCAGGCATTGAGAAGGTCATCAACAATCACGTGCTGCGCCACACATATGCATCGTTGATGCTGCGTGCTGGCGCGCCTGTAGAAGTCGTCAGCCAGAAGCTGGGGCACGCCCGTCCCAGCACCACGGCCGATTTCTACCGCACCGTGTTCGCTGATGAACATAAACGCTGGGCCCTGAACCTGAGCGAACTGATCAAGAATCCCGGGGACACCAAGGATTGAGTCATCAAGTCCCCTGCCAACCAACAGCCGGCCTGTCTCTCTCAGCGAGACAGGCCGGCTTCGATTTGGCTGATGATCTCAACGGAGCGAAAGAGGGGCGGTTTGTCACGCGTCTGTCACGTCACGATAAAATCCCCCTCGAAAAAGGGGGATTTTGTCGTCCTGGGCGTGGTGCACTCGACTGGATTCGAACCAGTGGCCTGCCCCTTAGGAGGGGGCCGCTCTATCCAACTGAGCTACGAGTGCCGGTGGCGCGGGCCGGCCGCAAAGACTGTATGGGGGGCAGGACCGGCCTGTCAGGGGCCAGACGGAACCGGCAGGGAGTATAGCAAAGGGGACGCTGGGCGTCAGACGTGACGAACAGGGCTGAGAGAAAAATGTAAGCCGGATTTGCCTACACTTCCCCTAGAGGTTCCTTGATGAACAACGCTGTGTATTCCATGACTGTTCATGCTCTGTCGGGTGTCGTCTCGGCCAGAGCGGCAGAGACCATGCTGCAATCGCTGCTGCGCGACCAGCGCCTGCAGCCCGAAACCGTGACGGCCCAGGACATGCAGCGCATTCTGTCCGGGCCGCTGCTGGCAAGGCTCTCGATGGTGCTGCCCGAGGCGCGCGCCCGCCAGGAGCTGCTGGCGCTGGCCCGGCTGGTGGCGGCGGAGTACCCCAAAGCGCCCACCCTGATGACCCAGGTGGCCCCCTTCGCCGCGTGGGACGACCGCTCGGACGCCAGCGGGCTGTCGCTGGACCACCTGACCCTGGGCGCCGACGATTTCGAATTCGACGACCCCGAGTACATGCCGGTGGGCCAGGGACGCGCCTACGACCTGAGCGGCCCGGCAGGCCAGGAGGAACTGCTGCGCGAGCTGGCCCGTCTCTCGGGCGTGCAGGGCGTCATGCTGTGCCGGGCCAGCGGCGAGGTGTTGCAGAGCCGGTCCATGACCGGGGCCGGCGGGCTGGGCGGGGTGGTAGCCGCCACGGCGCTGCTGCTGGGCGGCCGGACCCTGCGGCTGATGTCGGCAGATCTGGGCGGATGCACGATCTGTATGCGGCCGCTGGGCCCGTACTGTGTGGCCGTGGTGGTGGGGCCCCAGGCCAACGTGGGCCGGATGCTGGTGGAGTTGCAGGGCCTGCAGGTGGCCGCATGAACCGCCATGGACTGGGACGCTGGCTGCTGATGGCAGGCCTGCTGGGCGCGGGCTCGGCCGGGGCGCAGGATCTGAAGGCCTACCAGGCGCTGGCGTCCAGCCTGGACGGCGCCGTGACTGCCCGCACTACCTCGGCGGCAGAGGCCCTGACCCGCCTGGACGCCGCCGCTGGGGCGCTGGAGCAGCTGGCCCCCACCCTGCAGAACCGGCAACTGGTGGCTGGCCTGCAGGGTTCGCTGGAACGCGCGCGCGGTTCGCTGGCCCGCAGCCCCGCCGAACTGGAAGCCCAGGTGCTGCTGGCCCGCGGGTTGATGCGCAAGGCGCTGTACGACCAGACCCTGAGTCTGCTGGCGCGCGCGCCGTCCAATGGCGCGGCGCAGCTTCGACTGCTGGCCGACGAGTTCGGCCTGAGTGGTGCCCCAGCGCAGGCCCTTGGCGCGGATGGCGCGAACGGCAACCTGTCCAGGGTGGCCTGGCGGCTGCAGCGCGAGGCGGCGAGGGAAATCGGCGCGGCGCTGACTGCTGCCCGGCCGACGCAGTCCCCCACCTCCTACGTCAATCTGGCCCGTGGCATGTCCTGGTTCACCGCCGTTCAGGACGCCTCAGGGGCAGAGAGTCTCAAGGTCTCGCAGTTCGGTGACGCGCTGCGTCAGCTGACGGAGGGCGACGTGGGGGCGCTGGAGGCCTCGCTCACCGATCTGCGGCGCGGCAACACCCAGTTCCTGAAGACGCTGGCCTCAGTGCCAGGCGATCAGGTGGTCAAACCTCCACCCACGCCAGCAGCCGGAGCGACGGAATCAGACATAGGGCCGAACGCCGGGGCCGTGACGCCGGCCCCCGCCCCCACGCCTGCGGCCAGCACGCCGGCGCGTCCAGCCACGGCGGGCGAGGTCTACGCCGCCCTGGGCCGGGCGCTCACCGCCGCCGGCCACGGTGATCCCGCACTGGCCCGCGAGCAGCTTGGGCAGGCGGGAACGGCGCTGGCCACCGCGCCTGCCCCTCTGCGCAGCACACCGGGCTACGACGCGCTGGTGTTCGATCTGGCCGCGGCCCAGACGCGCACCGCGCTGCGCCCGGACGATGTCCAGGGCCTGATCTCCACCCTGACCACCCTGGAACGCCGCGCCGCCGGAGAACCGGTCAGCACGCTGGACCAGGTGTCTGATGGGGTGGCCAGCGGTTTCGGGGGCTGGCTGCGGGTGTTGGTCTTCGCGCTGCTCGCGGCGCTGGGGGTGGTGCCGCTGTACCTGCTGAGCCTGGCCTTCGGCGGGCGCAACACGTACTGGCGCGCCATCGCCGTGGGGCTGGCCCTGCTGCTGCTGCCCGTTTTTCTGGAGGGGCTGTTCGGCCTGCTGGCGGCCCTCGGCGATCTGACCGGCATCGGCGTGCTGGGCGCGGCCAGCAACTTCACGCTGACCCAGAACGCCTACGGACTGCCGCTGTGGGCCCTGTCAGCGGCGCTGGCCATTGCCCTGAGTATCTACGGCTTCCGGGGGCTGTGTCAGCAGTTCGGCCTGCTGGGCCGCCGCGCCGCGCCGCAAACCGAGCCAGCGACCGCCCAGGGCCTGGACTGGGACGAGGACCTGTGATGCGCCGGGGGCCGCGCACAGGGTCAGGCTTGCCTGAACGGCTGGCCCTGACCGCAGTGTTCCGACCATGACGGCAGGCCTGCACCAGCTGCCGGTCAAGATGCTGGGCGACCTGATCTCGCCGCGGGCGCTGGAACGCATTCTGCAGGACGCCGCCGCCGTGCGCGGCATCACCGCCGACAGCATGGACCCCCCTACCCTGGAAGACGTCCTGAAGCGCGAGGTCTTCAAGCGGCTGCAGCTGAGCATTCCAGCGCCGCTGGCCAAGCGCCGGGTTTCCGAGGTGCTGGCCGAACTGTCGCGGGCCACCCAGGAGCGCATGCCGCTCAACGACGCCGCGCTGGACGAGCTGGAAGATCACGCCCGCCGCTTCGCGCTGTACTTCGACTGGCCCGAGACCCAGCGCCTGCGCGGCGTGCTGGGCGTGGCCCGCCAGGAACAGCAGGAGAACCGTGACGTCGCGGCGCTGGTGCAGGAGGGCCGCGACCTGATCACGCAGATGGACCGCCGCCTGCAAGAAGGGCTGGTGGTGCAGGCGCAGGATCTGGCCGAGCTGCGCGACGTCTACACGCGGGTGCAGGGCCTGGGCAACCGCGAGGTCCGCCGCCTCGACACCCTGATCAACCAGATCGACGAGGCCCAGGGACAGGGCACCCTGCTGCCCGGTGAGGTGGACCGCGCCCGCACCCTGACCTACAGCCTGCGCAAGCTGCTGGAGTCCTCGGTGGTGAAGGGCCTGGGCACGGCCGACGGGGCCGGGGCCGCCGACGCGCAGGCCCGCGTGATGGAGCTGGAGCGCGAACACGCCCAGCAGTCCCTGGACGCCGCCGAGCGCGAGTTCGCCCCGCTGCTGACCGTCCGCCTCGACCTGCGCGAACACTTCGCCGCCCTGCGGGCGGGAAACGGAGACAACCTGCTCACCGACGCGGCGGTGCAGGCCTGGGGAGATACGCTGCGCGGCGTGCTGGCCGAGGTGCTGGGCACGCAACGCGCGGAGCTGGACCACCTGGAGCGCGGGCTGGCCGATCATCCGGCAGACGCGGACGTGCGCGTGTCGCTGGACGCGGCCCGCCGCCTGCTGCAGGCCGGTTCGCTGGCCAGCGACGAACTGCGCGTGCTGAAGACCCTGCTGGACGTGCTGCAGGCCAGTCCGGAAGGCGCGGCGGGGCTGGGCCTGGGCCGCGAACTGCTCGATATCGAGCGGACCGCCCGTGATCTGCCCGGCGCCGCCCCCGAACTGGTCCCGCTGCTCACGCAGGCGCGGGCCGCGCTGGCACAGGGGCAGCCGGTGAATCTGGACGCCCTGTGGGCCGTGGTGGAACGTCACATGGGCGCCGCTGCCCAGGAACGCGAGGACTTCGACGGTCGGGCGGACCGCATCGTGGCGGAATACGACGCCATGCGCGGTCTGGCCGGCGAGACCACCCAGCGCCTGGGACGTCTGGCCGACACCCTGCGGGCCCAGCGCCGCCTGGGGCCGATGAGTGCGGCGGCCCGCGCCCGTTACGCCCAGACCCTGGACGACGCCGTGACCCTGCTGGCCGAGGCCCAGGCCGAGTACCGCGCTGCCCAGGAGGTCACCGCCACCTTCGGCGACGACGCCCTGAGCGGGCTGCTGGATGTCTTTGAGTTCGGCAGAGAGGATGAGGGCCAGGCCGCGCCGCCCACCGAGGTCTGGGAACTTCAGGGTTGCATGCTCCTGAGCGGCCCCAGGGATGAAATCACCGTGCCGCTGACCAACATGATCACGCTGGCCGAGGACATGGGGATCACCGAGCTGACCATGCACGCCGCCCAGCACCTTTGGCAGGCGCAGCAGGACACCGAGGGGTTGTGGCGGGTGACCCGGACCCGGCGCTAGCATCGGCGGCGATGCCTGCGCTTCCGCTTGACCCCGGTCACTCCTATCTGCTGCGCGGCCCCGAGGAGCAGGGCCGTTTCGGCGCGGCCCTCGCTGCGGCCCTGCCGCCCGCCTCCGTGCTGTTTCTGGAGGGCGAACTGGGCGCGGGCAAGACCACGCTGACCGCCGGGCTGATCGGCGCGCTGGGCTTTGCAGGGGCGGTCACCAGTCCCACCTACGCCCTGATGCACGTCTACCCCACCCCGGCAGGCCGGGTCCTGCACGTGGACGCTTACCGCGTGCGCGACGTGCAGGAGCTGTACGAGCTGGACCTGGAAGACCTGATTGAGGGCAGCCGCCTGAGCGTCGTGGAGTGGGGCGAGGGGCTGTACGCCGACTACCCAGCCGCGCCGATCCTGCGGCTGGAGCATCTGGCAGATGAGGAAAACGGGCGGCGGGTGACGCGCGTTCGGTGAGGCGTGGACCGTCTGCCGGATGGCTTGGGCAATCTGGCGCAGCAAATCTGCGAATGGCGTCGGCATGGGCTTCGGAGGCGGCCAGGGTGCCGTGGGACAGAATCATCGGGATTCTCGGAACTGGGCTGGGCCGTCGGTGTGGTCCGGGGAAATGGGCCACCAGGCACAGCCTGTGCTGTTACGGCCGGCACCTTGAACCGCCGTCAGCTACCTGTCCGTGGCCGCCTCCGGCTCTGAGTGGCGGAGAGGGCAGGGCCGGCACCGGGGCGAGGGGAGGGGCCTCAGTGCAGCGGCACATGCCCCGGAAAGCCCAGTACCCAGTCCAGCAGATCGCCCACCATGGCGCTGGCCGTGATCATGCCGCCCGCGCCGCCCCCGGCGAAGACCAGCGTGCCGCATTCCTCGCCCTCGTAGACCAGGGCGTTGCGGCCCGCCCCGGCGGTACACAGCGGGTGGCTGTCCGGCAGGCGCTGCGGCGCGACGGTGGCCCGCCAGCCGCCCTCCTGCCGCTCCAGTTCGGCCACCAGCCTGATGCACTCGCCGGCGGCGCGGGCCGCCTGGATGTCCTGCGGGGTGATGTGCTCGATGCCCTGCACCGTCACGGCGCTGTACGGGAAATTGCCGTCGGCGCAGAACCGTGCCAGCACCGCCAGCTTGTGCGCGGTGTCGAAGCCGCCGACGTCCAGCGTGGGCGGCGTCTCGGCGTAGCCCAATGCCTGCGCCCCGGCCAGCGCGTCGGCGTAGTCCTTGCCCCGCTCCATCTGGCCCAGGATGTACAGGCACGTGCCGTTCAACACGGCCTGCAGGCGGGTGAAGGTGCTGGCACGCAGCACGGTGCTCATCGGGCCGATCACCGGGGTGCCGGCCATCACGCTGGCCTCGTAGTAGAGGCTTCCGGCCAGCGCGTAGTCGCGCAGCACGTCCCAGCGCTCGGCCAGCAGCGCCTTGTTGGCGGTGATCACGGGACGCCCCGAGCGCAGGTACGGCAGCAGCATCTCCAGCGGGCGGTCCACGCCGCCCATCACCTCGATGACCATGCCGCACTCCTGCAGGAAGGCGGGATCGGTGGTCACGCGGGTGCCCGGCGGGACGTGGCGCACCTTGCCCAGGTCGCGCACCAGCACACCCGCGATCTCGATCCTGACGCCCATATCGCCAAACATGCTTTCGCGCCGCTGGATCAGGTTCAGGACATCCTGGCCGACAGTGCCGCTGCCCAGGACGCCTACGGTGACAGTTCTCATAGGGCCAACCCTAACGCGGGGCGCAGCCTGTGGACGGGGCCGGGTTAGGTGTGGTGGGGGACCGCCCTGTGACCTCCCTCCAGGTCAGCCCTGCACCCTGACGCTAAACTGCGCCGCATGTTGCCTGTGTCAAGAGTCCGTCCGCTGACGAACGCCTCGTCCGCCGGGAGTCCGCCGCGCTGTCTCGCGCCGTGGGCCGTGTATGCGCCGTGAGTTCGCGCCTTCAGGAACTCCAGTCCGAATTCGGGCTGGTGGAGCGCCGTCTGGGTGACCCGGCGGCGCTGGCCGACGGCCGCGAGTACGGCAAACTGACCCGCCGCCACCGCGAACTGCTGCCCCTGGTCACGTTGCTGCGCGAACGCGACAGCCTGGAGAGCGATCTGGCCGGGGCCAGGGAATTGCTCGCCGACCCCGACATGAAGGAGCTGGCCGCCGGGGAAATCGAGAGCATCGGCACGCGGCTGGCCGAGATCGAGGCCGAGCTGGAGGTGCTGCTGCTGCCCACCGATCCCGACGACGCCAAGGACGTGATTCTGGAACTGCGGGCCGGCGCGGGCGGCGCGGAGGCCGGGCTGTTCGTGACCGATCTGCTGCGGATGTACACCCGCTACGCCGAGGGCCTGAACCTCAAGCTGAATGTGCTGGACGCCAACGAGAGCGATCTGGGCGGGGCCAGCAAGG
This genomic window from Deinococcus aerolatus contains:
- a CDS encoding homoserine dehydrogenase codes for the protein MRTVTVGVLGSGTVGQDVLNLIQRRESMFGDMGVRIEIAGVLVRDLGKVRHVPPGTRVTTDPAFLQECGMVIEVMGGVDRPLEMLLPYLRSGRPVITANKALLAERWDVLRDYALAGSLYYEASVMAGTPVIGPMSTVLRASTFTRLQAVLNGTCLYILGQMERGKDYADALAGAQALGYAETPPTLDVGGFDTAHKLAVLARFCADGNFPYSAVTVQGIEHITPQDIQAARAAGECIRLVAELERQEGGWRATVAPQRLPDSHPLCTAGAGRNALVYEGEECGTLVFAGGGAGGMITASAMVGDLLDWVLGFPGHVPLH
- a CDS encoding SDR family NAD(P)-dependent oxidoreductase: MSSYRDDGAELLLPATHSAPGTPTPGGRRAPLTTGIGPQDVSGKVAVVTGAGNAIGAATALALAAQGVAVVLVARQEAHVHALAQQVRLAGGRAEVVAADVTDEAQARFAVNRAAHAFGRIDILVNNAGLTLLGPATDTTDWRGMLGGDVLGMVRTTQAALPFMATWGIGRIVTISSVTREALELELSATSGAGDFGDQMRRHAWRDSVRFTTMGPDMTTPVPCVAARHRTQPMSCLRPEAIAQAVSSVVRLTDLISLNSLQLLSPAQVAYLDQQR
- a CDS encoding SOS response-associated peptidase, with product MCGRADDNFGPPAWRTLGELFGPLGWEPEVKRDEVCPTDPIRFVRRATGGFDAPYGRWGLVPARMSLDEARRYATFNARVESLEDKPMFRAAFQSQRCVIPLAGFWEWPVRAGVKTRVRISRKDDKPLLVAGLWNRTVTPDGLLESCTIVTRPPTPDLGEVHDRMPALLLTKDIDAWLDAPPYQARTAALSSWQPRILTITPV
- the tsaE gene encoding tRNA (adenosine(37)-N6)-threonylcarbamoyltransferase complex ATPase subunit type 1 TsaE, which encodes MPALPLDPGHSYLLRGPEEQGRFGAALAAALPPASVLFLEGELGAGKTTLTAGLIGALGFAGAVTSPTYALMHVYPTPAGRVLHVDAYRVRDVQELYELDLEDLIEGSRLSVVEWGEGLYADYPAAPILRLEHLADEENGRRVTRVR
- a CDS encoding tyrosine-type recombinase/integrase encodes the protein MPRKKAKATKKENGRGSIDRLPSGRYRWRTMLRRPDGTPYTRTGTASTRAEAQQAIDLVNADYQKGNLPEPSRVTMAEYLNTWLETKRPGLARKTVHNYSRLIELHINPQIGQIPLQKLSALHLQGLYNALTTKGLGDTQRQVHNILHAALEHALRLDLIIRNPASRIRPTLPRRQPGDGVVDKALTAEEVDRLLPVLRQDRWGVIFEFFLHTGLRRAEICGLKWEHVDLDKGTVRIKEGVVVVNGKADVDATKSPLSVRPLKLTAEAMDCLHRQRAIQVKERDTLLPGPMQGHAKAKSRARPWQNSGYVFTARCGTRLYPDVLLRHLKRLGTEAGIEKVINNHVLRHTYASLMLRAGAPVEVVSQKLGHARPSTTADFYRTVFADEHKRWALNLSELIKNPGDTKD
- a CDS encoding roadblock/LC7 domain-containing protein; this translates as MTVHALSGVVSARAAETMLQSLLRDQRLQPETVTAQDMQRILSGPLLARLSMVLPEARARQELLALARLVAAEYPKAPTLMTQVAPFAAWDDRSDASGLSLDHLTLGADDFEFDDPEYMPVGQGRAYDLSGPAGQEELLRELARLSGVQGVMLCRASGEVLQSRSMTGAGGLGGVVAATALLLGGRTLRLMSADLGGCTICMRPLGPYCVAVVVGPQANVGRMLVELQGLQVAA